From a region of the Betta splendens chromosome 5, fBetSpl5.4, whole genome shotgun sequence genome:
- the LOC114855197 gene encoding keratin, type I cytoskeletal 18-like has translation MSYSYTRPISQHRAVSIYAGAGGKGTRMSMPSQRYVPLAASSTSFKLSSAMGGSSGSGFGGAGASAAAGGKAGSSILGNEKGAMQNLNDRLANYLETVRNLEQANKELEMKIMEALEKGGPDTKDYSKYEPLINDLRQQIFDRITDNARLVLQIDNARLAADDFKVKFDNEIGIRQSVEGDIAGLKKVLDDTNMSRINIENEIEAVKEELLFLKKNHENEVMEIRNQISQSGVQVDVDAPKGQDLSQIMEDMRSNYEKIAAKNAEDLKRWHENQIADVQVEVSQNTEALQSAQAEKGDLSRQIQTLEIELASQQSLKASLEDTLRNTELRNNMEMEKYNSILIRLEEELTNLRANIQQQTQEYEALLNMKMKLEAEIATYKNLLDGGDFKLQDALDELEGMS, from the exons ATGAGCTACTCCTACACCCGGCCCATCTCCCAGCACCGCGCCGTCAGCATTTATGCCGGTGCCGGAGGCAAGGGGACCCGCATGTCCATGCCGTCCCAGCGCTACGTCCCGCTGGCCGCTTCGTCAACATCCTTCAAGCTGAGCAGCGCGATGGGTGGCAGCTCGGGCTCGGGCTTTGGAGGCGCTGGGGCGTCCGCGGCAGCTGGGGGCAAGGCCGGGTCTTCTATCCTGGGCAACGAGAAGGGGGCTATGCAAAACCTGAACGACCGCCTGGCCAACTACCTGGAGACGGTGAGGAACCTGGAACAGGCCAACAAGGAGCTGGAGATGAAGATCATGGAGGCTCTGGAGAAGGGAGGGCCCGACACCAAAGACTACAGCAAGTACGAGCCCCTCATCAATGACCTACGCCAGCAG ATTTTTGACAGGATAACGGACAACGCTCGTCTTGTGCTTCAGATCGACAACGCCCGTCTCGCTGCCGATGACTTCAAAGTAAA GTTTGATAATGAGATCGGAATCCGCCAGTCGGTGGAAGGAGACATTGCTGGACTGAAGAAGGTCCTCGACGACACCAACATGAGCAGGATCAACATTGAGAATGAGATTGAAGCTGTGAAGGAAGAACTTCTCTTCCTGAAGAAGAACCATGAGAAT GAGGTGATGGAGATTCGCAATCAGATCTCCCAGTCAGGTGTGCAAGTGGACGTAGACGCTCCCAAAGGTCAGGACCTGTCGCAGATCATGGAGGACATGAGGTCCAACTATGAGAAGATCGCAGCGAAAAACGCAGAGGACCTCAAACGGTGGCATGAAAACCAG ATCGCAGATGTTCAGGTGGAGGTTTCGCAAAACACAGAAGCTCTTCAGTCGGCCCAGGCTGAGAAGGGGGATTTATCCAGACAAATACAGACCCTGGAAATTGAACTTGCTTCACAACAGAGCTTA AAAGCCTCCTTGGAGGACACGCTTCGGAACACGGAGCTGCGAAACAACATGGAAATGGAGAAGTACAACAGCATCCTTAtccggctggaggaggagctgaccaACTTGCGCGCAAACATCCAGCAGCAGACGCAAGAGTACGAGGCCCTCCTCAACATGAagatgaagctggaggctgAGATCGCCACTTACAAGAACCTCCTGGATGGTGGTGACTTCAA GCTCCAGGATGCGCTGGATGAACTGGAGGGAATGAGCTAA
- the eif4ba gene encoding eukaryotic translation initiation factor 4Ba: MAASGKKKNKKGKTLTLTDFLAEDSGGSNVPPSYSAKSTSWADETDDLDGDVSTSWHTEEDSYRAPPIDRSILPTAPRSAREPNIDRARLPRSPPYTAFLGNLPYDVTEESIKDFFRGLAISAVRLPREPSNPERLKGFGYAEFDDVESLLRALSLNEENLGTRRIRVDIADQSNDKERDSCMGGRDRDRGGRMADMGPDKTDSDWRARPSADDDGPPRRDDAFGERSRDRYESDRYRDGPRRDNDRYEGGRDRYRDRYDDRDRRERYDDRGGFDSRGGGGRRAFGSGFRREYDDSRGSNDRYGDRDRYADREDRYERREERREERGAPQQRPKLNLKPRSVPKEDEGSSGGGGGGVGGGGGGGTSPAAAQPPSSRASSIFGAAKPVDTAAKEREVEERLKKEEERLQRQLEEDKSRGPERKMRDRDPSWRNEETPTERSRTGSESSQPGSTSGRGSRCRDSERSGENEVFSGREGDPSSPVSSSRPSSTSSSKEPLKVMPAPPPKENAWAKRSAASTASSEGEGRPPVSPVSPGGSAPPKLSSPSSADERGPGKDENKADGMRRDRGPPRARGGPAGPGAGRGRGEGPNKDRRKEADRKDNRRDRDSRPPPEPKKYEESPTPKFSSASKYAALLMDGDQGDDAEDVE; the protein is encoded by the exons ATGGCGGCGTCAG gtaagaagaaaaataagaaGGGGAAGACTCTCACTCTGACTGACTTCCTGGCAGAGGATAGTGGAGGCAGCAATGTGCCACCCAGCTATTCAGCCAAGTCCACTAGCTGGGCTGATGAGACTGATGACCTGGATGGAGATG TATCAACTTCGTGGCATACAGAGGAGGATTCATACCGAGCACCGCCCATTGACCGCTCCATCCTGCCCACGGCGCCTCGCTCAGCCCGTGAACCAAATATCGACCGAGCCCGTCTGCCCCGCAGCCCACCGTACACGGCTTTCCTGGGAAACCTGCCCTATGATGTCACTGAGGAATCAATCAAAGACTTCTTCCGCGGCTTGGCA ATTAGTGCAGTGCGTCTGCCCCGAGAGCCAAGTAACCCAGAGAGGCTGAAGGGCTTTGGATATGCTGAATTTGATGATGTAGAGTCACTCCTGAGAGCCCTGAGTCTCAATGAAGAG AACCTGGGGACCCGAAGAATCCGTGTTGATATAGCAGATCAGTCTAATGATAAAG AGAGAGACAGTTGTAtgggaggcagagacagggaCAGGGGTGGACGGATGGCAGACATGGGTCCTGACAAGACAGACAGTGACTGGAGAGCTCGGCCAAGTGCAGATGATGATGGACCTCCCAGGAGAGATGATGCCTTTGGAGAAA GATCGCGGGACCGCTATGAGTCAGATCGTTACAGAGATGGGCCCCGACGGGACAACGATCGTTATGAAGGAGGTAGAGACCGGTACCGGGATCGCTATGACGACCGAGACCGCAGGGAGCGCTATGACGACAGAGGAG GTTTTGACTCTCGTGGCGGAGGAGGTCGTCGCGCCTTTGGCAGTGGTTTCCGGCGTGAATACGATGACAGTCGGGGTAGCAATGATCGTTACGGGGACCGGGACCGTTATGCTGATCGTGAGGACCGGTACGAAAGACGGGAGGAGAGgcgtgaggagagaggag CTCCTCAGCAGAGACCCAAGCTGAACCTGAAGCCCCGTAGTGTGCCCAAGGAGGACGAGGGTAGcagtgggggtggtggtggtggtgttggcggcggtggtggtggtggtacttcccctgctgcagctcagcccccCAGCAGCAGAGCTTCCTCCATCTTTGGAGCAGCCAAGCCGGTTGACACAGCAGCCAAAGAGAGGGAGGTAGAGGAGCGgctgaagaaagaggaagagagattGCAGAGACAGCTTGAGGAAGACAAAAGCCGAGGACCTGAAAGAAAGATGCGTGACAG ggaCCCAAGCTGGCGCAATGAGGAAACTCCTACTGAGCGATCCCGCACAGGAAGTGAGTCTTCACAGCCTGGAAGCACTTCTGGAAGAG GGTCTCGGTGTCGAGACAGTGAGCGCTCTGGGGAGAATGAGGTTTTCAGTGGGCGAGAAGGAGATCCCTCCTCCCCAGTGTCTTCCTCTCGTCCCTCCTCTACCAGTTCATCTAAGGAGCCACTGAAAGTGATGCCAGCGCCACCTCCTAAGGAAAACGCCTGGGCCAAGAGAAGTGCCGCTTCTACAGCTTCTAGTGAAGGTGAAGGGAGACCTCCAGTTTCTCCTGTGTCCCCAGGTGGTTCAGCTCCTCCCAAGCTCAG CTCCCCAAGTTCTGCAGATGAAAGAGGCCCTGGAAAGG ATGAGAACAAGGCTGACGGTATGCGTCGGGACCGGGGGCCCCCACGGGCACGAGGGGGCCCTGCAGGGCCGGGAGCGGGGCGGGGCCGAGGAGAGGGGCCCAACAAAGACCGAAGAAAGGAGGCAGACAG AAAGGATAACAGAAGAGACCGAGACTCCAGACCACCTCCAGAGCCAAAGAAATACGAAGAATCACCAACCCCT AAGTTCAGCTCAGCCAGTAAATACGCCGCTTTGCTAATGGACGGAGACCAAGGAGACGACGCTGAGGACGTAGAATAG